One segment of Synchiropus splendidus isolate RoL2022-P1 chromosome 4, RoL_Sspl_1.0, whole genome shotgun sequence DNA contains the following:
- the dync1li1 gene encoding cytoplasmic dynein 1 light intermediate chain 1 isoform X2 yields the protein MDRTYGEVGSGKTTLVAKLQGVEEYMKGRGLEYLYFNVHDDDIDDHTRCNAWVLDGDLYHKGLQGVAVPVDAIGNTLLLITVDMSRPWNALDSLQKWAAVAREHIDKLRVSPETLRELEHRIVKQFQEYTEPGSGEDGTPQRRSDEEESILLPLGDNTLTHNLGIPVVVVCTKCDAISTLEKEHDYRDEHLDFIQSHIRNFCLQYGASLVYTSVKEMKNLDVLYKYLVHRLYGFPFNCPAQVVERDAVFIPSGWDNEKKIAILHENFQTLKIEDGFEDVIVKPPVRKVVHEKEIQAEDDQVFLVKLQSLLAKQPAATPGRPVDTTTRAPSGSPRTSNRSAAANVANAMPQSGQTSEGVLANFFNSLLTKKTGTGGPGSPGGGNNTPGTVRKSGSKLGLSDVQAELDRISNRETDSDLPIANETPATDGQET from the exons atggacaGAACCTATG GTGAAGTGGGCTCGGGGAAGACCACCTTGGTTGCAAAGCTTCAAGGAGTCGAAGAGTATATGAAGGGTCGTGGTTTGGAATACCTCTACTTTAATGTCCATGACGATGACATTGATG ATCACACAAGATGCAATGCATGGGTGTTAGATGGAGACCTTTACCACAAGGGGCTGCAGGGAGTGGCCGTACCAGTGGATGCTATCGGCAACACGTTGCTGCTTATAACAGTGGACATGTCGCGGCCGTGGAACGCTCTGGACTCTCTTCAGAAGTGGGCAGCTGTTGCTAGGGAACACATAGACAAACTCCGGGTCTCCCCTGAAACACTGAGAGAACTGGAGCACAGAA TCGTAAAGCAGTTCCAGGAGTACACGGAACCCGGCAGTGGGGAGGACGGAACGCCACAGAGGAGAAGTGACGAGGAGGAGAGCATACTGTTACCTTTGGGAGATAACACACTAACGCACAACCTGGGCATACCAGTAGTTGTTGTGTGCACCAAG TGTGATGCCATCAGCACACTGGAGAAGGAGCACGACTACAGAGACGAACACTTGGACTTCATCCAGTCCCACATCAGAAATTTCTGTCTTCAGT ATGGAGCGTCTCTTGTTTACACGTCagtgaaggagatgaagaaCCTTGATGTGTTGTATAAATATTTGGTACACAGACTCTACGGTTTTCCCTTCAATTGTCCGGCGCAAGTAGTGGAAAGAGATGCCGTCTTCAT TCCATCAGGCTGGGACAACGAAAAGAAGATCGCAATTCTCCATGAGAACTTCCAGACGTTGAAAATAGAGGATGGCTTTGAGGACGTTATAGTTAAGCCGCCAGTTAGAAAG GTCGTTCATGAAAAGGAGATTCAGGCTGAAGATGACCAAGTGTTTCTGGTAAAGCTGCAG TCACTGCTTGCCAAACAGCCAGCTGCGACACCTGGCCGACCTGTG GACACGACGACCAGAGCACCCAGTGGTTCCCCCAGAACGAGTAATCGCTCTGCTGCGGCGAACGTGGCCAACGCGATGCCTCAGTCAG GTCAGACCAGTGAGGGTGTGTTGGCCAATTTCTTTAACAGTCTACTGACAAAGAAAACGGGAACGGGAGGACCTGGGTCGCCAGGAGGGGGCAACAACACTCCAGGAACAGTCCGCAAGTCAG GGTCAAAACTTGGTCTGAGCGACGTACAGGCAGAGCTGGACCGCATCTCCAACCGGGAAACTGACTCAGACTTGCCCATTGCCAACGAGACCCCTGCAACTGATGGCCAGGAAACATGA
- the LOC128757622 gene encoding catenin beta-1-like, whose protein sequence is MATQSDLMELDMAMGDSKAAVSQWQQQSYLDSGIQSGVTTTAPSLSGKGNPDVEEDDPTLYDWEFNQPFTPEPTDIEGYAMTRAQRVRAAMFPETLEEGIQIPPTQLDTAHPTAVQRLAEPSQMLKHAVVNLINYQDDAELATRAIPELTKLLNDEDQVVVNKAAVMVHQLSKKEASRHALMRSPQMVSAVVRAMQNTVDVETARCSAGTLHNLSLHREGLLAIFKSGGIPALVKMLGSPVDSVLFYAITTLHNLLLHQEGAKMAVRLAGGLQKMVALLSNTNVKFLAITTDCLQILAYGNQESKLIILASGGPQALVNIMRTFTYEKLLWTTSRVLKVLSVCSSNKPAIVEAGGMQALGLHLTDPSQRLVQNCLWTLRNLSDAATKQEGMEGLLGTLVQLLGSDDINVVTCAAGILSNLTCNNYSNKLMVCQVGGIEALVRTVLRAGDREDITEPAVCALRHLTSRHQDAEMAQNAVRLHYGLPVVVKLLHPPSHWPLIKATVGLIRNLALCPANHSALREQGAIPRLVQLLVRAHQDTQRRTSMGGNQQQFVEGVRMEEIVEGCTGALHILARDVHNRIVIRGLNTIPLFVQLLYSPVENIQRVAAGVLCELAQDKEAAEAIEAEGATAPLTELLHSRNEGVATYAAAVLFRMSEDKPQDYKKRLSVELTSSLFRTEPMAWNETGDLGLDMGAQGDPLAYRQDDGAYRAYPAAYGQDPLLDPMMEGADYHPDTLPDLGHHTDPLPDLGHSQDLMDSNQLAWFDTDL, encoded by the exons ATGGCTACCCAGT CTGATTTGATGGAGCTGGACATGGCAATGGGTGACAGTAAAGCTGCTGTGAGCCAGTGGCAGCAGCAGTCTTACCTGGATTCAGGCATTCAGTCTGGAGTCACCACCACAGCGCCATCTTTGAGCGGGAAAGGGAATCCAGATGTGGAGGAGGACGATCCAACTTTGTATGACTGGGAGTTCAACCAACCATTCACTCCAGAGCCGACAG ACATTGAGGGCTATGCCATGACTCGTGCCCAAAGGGTGCGTGCTGCAATGTTCCCTGAAACTCTGGAGGAAGGCATCCAGATCCCCCCAACTCAGCTGGATACTGCTCACCCCACTGCGGTGCAGCGACTGGCAGAACCTTCTCAGATGCTTAAGCACGCTGTGGTTAACCTTATTAACTACCAGGATGATGCTGAGCTGGCCACTCGTGCAATCCCTGAGCTCACCAAGCTTCTCAATGATGAGGACCAG GTTGTGGTCAACAAAGCTGCTGTGATGGTGCATCAGCTGTCTAAGAAGGAGGCGTCACGACACGCGCTGATGCGCTCGCCACAAATGGTTTCTGCCGTTGTTCGTGCCATGCAGAACACCGTGGATGTGGAGACCGCCCGGTGCTCTGCTGGTACCCTGCACAATCtttccctccaccgtgaagggCTCCTCGCAATCTTCAAGTCTGGTGGCATTCCTGCCCTCGTCAAAATGCTGGG CTCCCCTGTTGATAGCGTGCTGTTCTATGCCATCACCACGCTTCACAACCTTTTGCTGCATCAGGAAGGAGCCAAAATGGCAGTGCGCCTCGCTGGGGGGCTGCAGAAGATGGTGGCCCTGCTTTCCAATACCAACGTCAAGTTTCTGGCCATCACAACTGACTGCCTCCAAATTCTTGCTTATGGGAACCAGGAGAGCAAG CTGATCATTCTGGCCAGTGGAGGACCCCAGGCTCTGGTCAACATCATGAGGACCTTCACCTATGAGAAACTGCTCTGGACCACCAGCAGAGTTCTCAAGGTTCTCTCTGTCTGTTCCAGTAACAAACCTGCAATCGTCGAGGCCG GAGGAATGCAGGCTCTGGGGCTCCACCTCACTGACCCAAGCCAGCGTCTGGTCCAGAACTGCCTCTGGACTCTGAGAAATCTTTCAGATGCTGCTACTAAACAG GAGGGAATGGAGGGTCTGTTGGGGACACTGGTCCAGTTGTTGGGAAGTGATGACATCAATGTGGTGACATGTGCTGCCGGAATTCTCTCCAACTTGACCTGCAACAACTATAGCAACAAACTCATGGTCTGCCAG GTTGGGGGTATTGAGGCACTGGTGCGGACTGTTCTGCGGGCTGGGGACAGAGAGGACATAACGGAACCTGCCGTGTGTGCACTCCGTCACCTGACTTCCCGGCACCAAGATGCTGAGATGGCCCAGAATGCCGTGCGGCTTCATTATGGACTGCCTGTCGTGGTCAAACTTCTTCACCCACCATCCCACTGGCCACTcatcaag GCCACTGTGGGTTTGATTCGCAACCTGGCTCTGTGTCCGGCCAACCACAGTGCTCTGCGTGAGCAGGGAGCTATCCCACGCCTGGTGCAGCTGCTGGTCAGGGCTCACCAGGACACCCAGAGGCGCACCAGCATGGGCGGCAACCAGCAGCAGTTTGTA gAAGGGGTGCGTATGGAGGAAATTGTGGAAGGCTGCACTGGAGCTCTGCACATCCTGGCCCGGGATGTCCACAACAGAATTGTCATCAGAGGACTCAACACCATTCCACTTTTTGTCCAG TTGCTGTACTCTCCAGTGGAGAACATCCAGCGTGTGGCTGCCGGCGTTTTGTGTGAACTGGCTCAAGACAAAGAAGCTGCCGAGGCGATCGAGGCTGAGGGAGCAACCGCACCCCTCACAGAACTTTTGCATTCCCGTAATGAGGGAGTTG CGACCTACGCAGCAGCTGTCTTGTTCCGCATGTCTGAGGACAAACCTCAGGACTATAAGAAACGTCTGTCGGTGGAGCTCACCAGCTCTTTGTTCAGAACTGAACCAATGGCCTGGAACGAG ACTGGAGACCTGGGACTGGATATGGGAGCTCAGGGAGACCCACTGGCCTACAGGCAGGATG ATGGCGCTTACAGGGCTTATCCAGCAGCCTACGGCCAGGACCCCTTGTTGGACCCCATGATGGAAGGCGCAGACTACCACCCTGACACGCTGCCAGACCTGGGCCACCACACTGACC
- the dync1li1 gene encoding cytoplasmic dynein 1 light intermediate chain 1 isoform X1: protein MATAGRSSLLSSSSAGPTSTLDSSVLEEEDGQNLWSTILSEVSTHSRSKLPCGKNVLVMGEVGSGKTTLVAKLQGVEEYMKGRGLEYLYFNVHDDDIDDHTRCNAWVLDGDLYHKGLQGVAVPVDAIGNTLLLITVDMSRPWNALDSLQKWAAVAREHIDKLRVSPETLRELEHRIVKQFQEYTEPGSGEDGTPQRRSDEEESILLPLGDNTLTHNLGIPVVVVCTKCDAISTLEKEHDYRDEHLDFIQSHIRNFCLQYGASLVYTSVKEMKNLDVLYKYLVHRLYGFPFNCPAQVVERDAVFIPSGWDNEKKIAILHENFQTLKIEDGFEDVIVKPPVRKVVHEKEIQAEDDQVFLVKLQSLLAKQPAATPGRPVDTTTRAPSGSPRTSNRSAAANVANAMPQSGQTSEGVLANFFNSLLTKKTGTGGPGSPGGGNNTPGTVRKSGSKLGLSDVQAELDRISNRETDSDLPIANETPATDGQET, encoded by the exons ATGGCGACTGCGGGGAGGAGTTCGCTATTATCCTCCAGCTCCGCTGGACCTACGAGCACTTTGGACAGCTCCGTTcttgaagaagaagatggacaGAACCTATG GTCGACCATCCTGAGTGAAGTATCGACCCATTCAAGGTCCAAGCTACCGTGTGGGAAGAATGTCCTGGTCATGG GTGAAGTGGGCTCGGGGAAGACCACCTTGGTTGCAAAGCTTCAAGGAGTCGAAGAGTATATGAAGGGTCGTGGTTTGGAATACCTCTACTTTAATGTCCATGACGATGACATTGATG ATCACACAAGATGCAATGCATGGGTGTTAGATGGAGACCTTTACCACAAGGGGCTGCAGGGAGTGGCCGTACCAGTGGATGCTATCGGCAACACGTTGCTGCTTATAACAGTGGACATGTCGCGGCCGTGGAACGCTCTGGACTCTCTTCAGAAGTGGGCAGCTGTTGCTAGGGAACACATAGACAAACTCCGGGTCTCCCCTGAAACACTGAGAGAACTGGAGCACAGAA TCGTAAAGCAGTTCCAGGAGTACACGGAACCCGGCAGTGGGGAGGACGGAACGCCACAGAGGAGAAGTGACGAGGAGGAGAGCATACTGTTACCTTTGGGAGATAACACACTAACGCACAACCTGGGCATACCAGTAGTTGTTGTGTGCACCAAG TGTGATGCCATCAGCACACTGGAGAAGGAGCACGACTACAGAGACGAACACTTGGACTTCATCCAGTCCCACATCAGAAATTTCTGTCTTCAGT ATGGAGCGTCTCTTGTTTACACGTCagtgaaggagatgaagaaCCTTGATGTGTTGTATAAATATTTGGTACACAGACTCTACGGTTTTCCCTTCAATTGTCCGGCGCAAGTAGTGGAAAGAGATGCCGTCTTCAT TCCATCAGGCTGGGACAACGAAAAGAAGATCGCAATTCTCCATGAGAACTTCCAGACGTTGAAAATAGAGGATGGCTTTGAGGACGTTATAGTTAAGCCGCCAGTTAGAAAG GTCGTTCATGAAAAGGAGATTCAGGCTGAAGATGACCAAGTGTTTCTGGTAAAGCTGCAG TCACTGCTTGCCAAACAGCCAGCTGCGACACCTGGCCGACCTGTG GACACGACGACCAGAGCACCCAGTGGTTCCCCCAGAACGAGTAATCGCTCTGCTGCGGCGAACGTGGCCAACGCGATGCCTCAGTCAG GTCAGACCAGTGAGGGTGTGTTGGCCAATTTCTTTAACAGTCTACTGACAAAGAAAACGGGAACGGGAGGACCTGGGTCGCCAGGAGGGGGCAACAACACTCCAGGAACAGTCCGCAAGTCAG GGTCAAAACTTGGTCTGAGCGACGTACAGGCAGAGCTGGACCGCATCTCCAACCGGGAAACTGACTCAGACTTGCCCATTGCCAACGAGACCCCTGCAACTGATGGCCAGGAAACATGA